One window of the Methanocaldococcus vulcanius M7 genome contains the following:
- the amrB gene encoding AmmeMemoRadiSam system protein B: MTNVRYPAVAGLFYPSHPDELIEMIEQCYLHKFGPKSMPVRGTYEKPIGLLCPHAGYVYSGPIQAHSYYELSKRVDPLEETTAVILGPNHTGLGSGVSVCNGIWRTPLGDVKCDEEFVEELWRKCEIIDLDETAHMNEHSIEVQLPFLKHLELLNIAKFKIVPICMMFQDYETSVEVGYFVAKVAKELGRRVVIIASSDLTHYEPQEVASKKDAIVIKDILEMDEKALYEDVINYNISMCGYGPVIAMLRAMKILGAKNSKLLAYATSGDITGDYSSVVGYASALVE, translated from the coding sequence ATGACAAATGTGAGATACCCAGCTGTTGCAGGACTATTCTACCCCTCCCACCCAGATGAGCTCATAGAGATGATAGAACAATGCTATCTTCATAAATTCGGCCCAAAATCAATGCCGGTTCGAGGAACTTATGAAAAACCGATCGGTTTACTATGCCCTCATGCCGGCTATGTTTACTCAGGACCTATTCAAGCCCACTCCTACTATGAGTTGTCTAAGAGAGTAGATCCTCTTGAAGAGACCACCGCTGTGATTTTAGGCCCAAATCACACAGGTTTAGGTTCTGGAGTTAGTGTGTGTAATGGAATCTGGAGAACTCCTCTTGGGGATGTAAAGTGTGATGAGGAGTTTGTTGAAGAACTCTGGAGAAAATGCGAGATTATTGACTTAGATGAAACCGCTCACATGAATGAACACTCTATTGAAGTCCAATTGCCATTTTTAAAGCATTTAGAATTATTAAATATTGCAAAATTTAAAATAGTGCCTATATGTATGATGTTTCAAGATTATGAAACATCTGTTGAGGTTGGATACTTTGTTGCAAAGGTTGCCAAGGAGTTGGGAAGAAGAGTTGTGATTATTGCCTCTTCTGATCTAACCCACTATGAACCTCAAGAAGTTGCTTCAAAAAAAGATGCGATAGTTATAAAGGATATTTTAGAGATGGATGAAAAGGCATTATATGAGGATGTTATTAACTATAACATATCAATGTGTGGATATGGGCCAGTTATAGCGATGCTAAGGGCTATGAAGATCCTTGGGGCTAAAAATTCTAAACTACTGGCTTATGCAACGTCAGGGGATATAACTGGAGATTACTCCTCAGTTGTTGGCTATGCCTCTGCTCTTGTTGAGTAG
- a CDS encoding phosphomannomutase/phosphoglucomutase → MVFKAYDIRGIYGKELDEAFAYSLGRCIGQKFKGKKILVGNDVRIGSKKLLPYFIIGLLEECDIHYAGTISTPLMYFGTKDKYDLGVVLTASHNPPEYTGFKMCDKNAIPLSPIEEIKPIFKRFELTSDVERDVKALDLNTLKVDVIKDYKQFFLNRIKKSDRKIAVDFANGSTTIAEKEILSELLENRIFINDYPDGNFPAHQPDTLKEECLKDIIKTVKENGCELGLIFDGDGDRLGIVDEKGDVLRGDILTAIIAREILKEKPNVKIVYDLRCSKIVPEVIEKFGGIAVKSRVGHYFIKKLMHEIDAEFAGELSNHFYFKEIGYFESPLLALHYILKAMDDENKSLSELNKEFNKYAHSGEINFKVKDQNYVIQKIKEHFKNCKIEELDGISIYCEKFWFNLRPSNTEPLLRLNLEAEDEYIMKEKVNEIKKLIEELNTQ, encoded by the coding sequence TTGGTATTTAAAGCTTATGATATAAGAGGAATATATGGAAAAGAGTTAGATGAAGCATTTGCATACTCTCTTGGAAGATGTATTGGCCAAAAATTTAAAGGAAAAAAAATTTTAGTTGGAAATGATGTAAGAATCGGATCTAAAAAACTCCTTCCATATTTTATAATCGGATTGTTAGAGGAGTGCGATATTCACTATGCTGGAACGATCTCTACACCTTTAATGTATTTTGGAACAAAAGATAAATATGATCTGGGCGTGGTGTTAACTGCCTCTCATAATCCTCCAGAATACACTGGCTTTAAAATGTGTGATAAAAATGCCATCCCTCTCTCTCCAATAGAAGAGATAAAACCAATCTTCAAAAGATTTGAATTAACGAGTGATGTGGAAAGAGATGTTAAAGCATTAGATCTCAATACATTAAAAGTTGATGTCATAAAAGATTATAAGCAGTTTTTCTTAAATAGGATAAAAAAATCAGATAGAAAGATAGCTGTTGATTTTGCTAACGGTTCTACAACCATTGCTGAAAAAGAGATTTTAAGTGAATTGCTGGAAAATAGAATTTTTATAAATGATTATCCTGATGGAAACTTCCCTGCTCATCAACCCGACACATTAAAGGAAGAGTGTTTAAAAGATATTATAAAAACAGTTAAAGAAAATGGTTGTGAATTGGGATTAATATTTGATGGAGATGGAGATAGGTTAGGAATAGTTGATGAAAAGGGAGATGTTTTAAGAGGAGATATATTAACAGCAATAATCGCAAGGGAAATTTTAAAAGAAAAACCAAATGTAAAAATAGTTTATGATTTAAGATGCTCCAAAATAGTGCCTGAGGTTATTGAAAAGTTCGGAGGAATTGCAGTTAAAAGTAGGGTTGGGCACTATTTCATTAAAAAGTTAATGCATGAAATTGATGCGGAGTTTGCAGGAGAGTTGAGCAATCACTTCTACTTTAAGGAGATCGGTTATTTTGAAAGTCCACTTTTAGCCCTGCATTATATTTTAAAGGCAATGGATGATGAGAATAAGTCATTATCAGAATTAAATAAAGAGTTTAACAAATATGCCCATAGTGGAGAGATAAACTTTAAAGTGAAGGATCAGAATTATGTAATACAAAAAATAAAAGAGCACTTTAAAAACTGCAAGATTGAAGAGTTGGATGGAATATCAATATATTGTGAAAAATTTTGGTTTAATTTAAGACCTTCAAATACTGAGCCATTACTAAGGTTGAATTTAGAAGCGGAAGATGAATATATAATGAAAGAAAAAGTCAATGAGATCAAAAAACTTATCGAAGAATTAAATACTCAATAA
- the nifB gene encoding FeMo cofactor biosynthesis protein NifB — protein sequence MNKDKMSKFAHITKVHPCFNEKIHDKVGRVHLPVAPRCNIACKFCRRSLGKEACENRPGVALTILKPEEVEDYLNRVLKEIPNIKVVGIAGPGDSLFNKETFETLKIIDEKFPNLIKCLSTNGLLLNKYYKKLADLNVKTVTVTVNAIDPEILKEIVEWVYYDKKVHYGIEGAKILIENQIDGIKKAYDEDLIIKINTVLIPEINMNHVVEIAKELKDFVYIQNIIPLIPLYKMSHLRPPTCEEIKKVREECEKYIPQFRACGQCRADAVGLIKERKILEEFFKEKNKKLNVFELKHFSH from the coding sequence ATGAATAAAGATAAAATGTCAAAATTTGCTCATATAACAAAAGTTCATCCATGCTTTAACGAAAAAATCCACGATAAAGTTGGAAGAGTTCATCTCCCAGTTGCCCCAAGATGTAATATTGCATGTAAGTTCTGTAGAAGGAGTTTGGGTAAAGAGGCATGTGAAAACAGACCCGGAGTGGCATTAACCATCTTAAAGCCAGAAGAAGTTGAAGATTACCTAAATAGAGTTTTAAAGGAAATACCAAACATTAAGGTTGTTGGTATTGCTGGACCTGGAGACAGTTTATTTAATAAAGAGACATTTGAGACCTTAAAAATTATCGATGAGAAGTTTCCAAACCTTATAAAATGTCTCTCTACAAACGGTTTGCTTTTAAACAAATACTACAAAAAATTGGCTGATTTAAACGTAAAAACAGTTACCGTTACAGTGAATGCCATAGATCCAGAGATTTTGAAGGAGATAGTTGAATGGGTTTATTACGATAAAAAAGTCCATTATGGCATTGAGGGAGCTAAAATATTGATAGAAAATCAAATAGATGGGATAAAAAAGGCATATGATGAAGATCTAATAATAAAGATCAACACTGTCTTAATTCCAGAGATAAATATGAATCATGTTGTAGAGATAGCCAAAGAGTTGAAGGATTTTGTTTATATACAAAATATCATCCCTCTAATCCCTTTATATAAGATGAGCCATTTAAGACCTCCAACATGCGAGGAGATAAAAAAGGTTAGGGAAGAGTGTGAAAAATATATCCCACAGTTTAGAGCTTGTGGGCAGTGCAGAGCTGATGCAGTTGGTTTAATAAAAGAGAGGAAGATATTAGAAGAGTTCTTTAAAGAAAAAAACAAAAAACTCAATGTTTTTGAGTTAAAACACTTTTCTCATTAA
- a CDS encoding DNA-methyltransferase, translating to MEINKIYCMDCLEGMKQLKDKSIDVVITSPPYNIGIRYNKYSDNLSREDYLNWIEEVVREIKRVLKDDGSFFINVGYTAKDPWIAFDVANVIRKHFKLQNTIHWIKSIAIQKEDVGDYPNIIGDIAVGHYKPINSDRFLSIMHEYIFHFTKNGNVKLDKLAIGVPYQDKSNIKRFNRKGDLRDRGNTWFIPYETIQSKEKERPHPATFPPKLPEMCIKLHGVKKTNLVLDPFMGIGSTAVACIRLGVNYIGFEIDEYYCRVAEERIKKEFLKTDRKFDNVKENKNIITLDAFI from the coding sequence ATGGAGATAAACAAAATCTACTGTATGGATTGCTTAGAAGGGATGAAACAATTAAAAGATAAATCAATTGATGTTGTTATTACCTCTCCACCCTATAACATTGGTATAAGATACAATAAATACTCTGATAATTTAAGCAGAGAGGATTATTTAAATTGGATCGAAGAAGTTGTTAGGGAGATAAAGAGAGTGTTAAAAGATGACGGCTCATTTTTTATAAATGTTGGTTATACTGCAAAAGACCCGTGGATCGCCTTTGATGTTGCCAATGTTATAAGAAAACATTTTAAATTACAAAACACGATTCATTGGATAAAATCAATCGCAATACAAAAAGAAGATGTAGGGGATTATCCAAATATTATTGGAGATATTGCTGTAGGGCATTACAAACCAATAAACAGCGATAGATTTTTAAGTATAATGCATGAATATATTTTCCACTTCACAAAAAATGGAAATGTTAAGTTGGATAAATTAGCAATTGGTGTTCCTTATCAAGATAAAAGCAATATAAAGAGATTTAATAGAAAAGGAGATTTAAGAGATAGAGGGAACACTTGGTTTATCCCTTATGAAACAATTCAATCAAAAGAGAAAGAGAGACCACACCCAGCAACATTCCCTCCAAAACTTCCAGAGATGTGCATTAAATTACATGGTGTTAAAAAAACAAACCTTGTTTTAGACCCATTTATGGGAATTGGAAGCACGGCAGTTGCATGCATTAGATTGGGAGTTAATTATATTGGCTTTGAGATTGATGAATACTATTGCAGAGTTGCAGAGGAGAGAATAAAAAAAGAATTTTTAAAAACAGA
- a CDS encoding YcaO-related McrA-glycine thioamidation protein: protein MDIKYKLASYRVCSPEETFEKIQRALKKIETIEIKNIQHLDKINIPVYYLTRKVVLEGKEGIAIHYGKGATDIQSKVSACMEAIERFSASYDKNKVKEKPDNPINVNDLILPQYADKNIKDWVEGIDIINDEIVDVPADAVFYPNSGKLFRGNTNGLASGNSLDEAILHATLEVIERDAWSLADLSRKIPRKINPEDAKNPLIHELLEKFEKAGVKIILKDLTSEFDIPVVAAISDDLSKNPLMLCVGVGCHLHPEIAILRALTEVAQSRASQLHGFRRDAKLREEFTSKIPYERLKRIHRKWFEFEEEINIADMPNNASYDLKNDLKFIKDKISEFGFDKLIYVDLNKVGVDAVRVIIPKMEIYTIDRDRLSRMAFERVKNLYY, encoded by the coding sequence ATGGATATAAAATACAAATTGGCAAGTTATAGAGTTTGCTCTCCAGAAGAGACGTTTGAAAAGATCCAAAGGGCGTTGAAAAAGATAGAAACAATAGAGATTAAAAATATACAGCATTTGGATAAAATAAATATTCCTGTCTATTATCTAACAAGAAAAGTAGTTTTAGAGGGAAAAGAAGGGATAGCTATACACTATGGAAAGGGAGCAACTGATATTCAATCAAAGGTCTCTGCATGCATGGAAGCGATAGAGAGATTTTCAGCAAGTTATGATAAAAATAAAGTTAAAGAAAAGCCAGACAATCCAATAAATGTTAATGATTTAATACTGCCTCAATATGCTGATAAAAATATTAAGGACTGGGTTGAAGGGATTGATATTATAAATGATGAAATTGTAGATGTGCCAGCAGATGCTGTTTTCTATCCAAACTCTGGAAAATTATTTAGAGGAAACACCAACGGCTTAGCAAGTGGTAATAGTTTAGATGAAGCTATATTACACGCAACTTTGGAAGTTATAGAGAGGGATGCTTGGAGCTTAGCAGATCTATCAAGAAAGATTCCAAGAAAGATCAATCCTGAAGATGCAAAAAACCCATTGATTCATGAATTATTAGAAAAATTTGAAAAGGCAGGAGTTAAGATAATTTTAAAGGACTTAACATCAGAGTTTGATATTCCAGTTGTTGCTGCAATAAGTGATGATCTAAGTAAAAACCCACTAATGCTGTGTGTTGGAGTTGGATGCCACTTACATCCAGAGATAGCTATTTTAAGAGCTTTAACTGAGGTGGCTCAAAGCAGAGCTTCTCAATTACATGGATTTAGGAGAGATGCCAAGTTAAGAGAGGAATTTACATCAAAAATTCCTTATGAAAGGTTGAAGAGGATTCATAGAAAGTGGTTTGAGTTTGAGGAGGAGATAAATATTGCAGATATGCCAAACAATGCAAGTTATGATTTAAAGAATGACTTAAAGTTTATAAAAGATAAAATTTCAGAGTTTGGATTTGATAAGTTGATATATGTTGATTTAAATAAAGTTGGAGTTGATGCTGTAAGAGTTATAATCCCAAAAATGGAGATCTATACAATAGATAGGGATAGATTATCAAGAATGGCTTTTGAAAGAGTTAAAAATCTTTATTATTAA
- a CDS encoding 2-amino-3,7-dideoxy-D-threo-hept-6-ulosonate synthase, with translation MELFKDIKNLGKLVRLERIFNRQSEKTVIVPMDHGVSNGPIKGLIDIRKTVNNVAEGGANAVLLHKGIVRHGHRGYGKDVGLIIHLSGGTAISPNPLKKVIVTTVEEAVRMGADAVSVHVNVGSEEDWEAYRDLGMIAETCEYWGMPLIAMMYPRGKHIKNERDPELVAHAARLGAELGADIVKTSYTGDIDSFRDVVKGCPAPVVVAGGPKTNTDEEFLQMIKDAIEAGAAGVAVGRNIFQHDDVVGITRAVCKIVHENVDVEEALKEIRK, from the coding sequence ATGGAATTGTTCAAAGATATAAAAAATCTTGGAAAGTTGGTAAGATTAGAGAGGATATTTAACAGACAAAGCGAGAAAACAGTTATAGTTCCAATGGATCACGGCGTTTCAAACGGGCCAATTAAGGGGTTGATTGATATAAGAAAAACAGTAAATAATGTTGCAGAAGGAGGAGCTAACGCTGTCCTTTTACATAAAGGGATAGTTAGACATGGGCACAGGGGCTATGGCAAGGATGTTGGCTTGATCATCCATCTATCTGGTGGGACAGCAATATCTCCGAATCCATTGAAGAAGGTTATAGTTACAACAGTTGAAGAAGCAGTGAGAATGGGTGCGGATGCTGTTTCTGTTCATGTGAACGTTGGTTCAGAGGAAGATTGGGAAGCGTACAGAGATTTGGGAATGATTGCTGAAACATGCGAATACTGGGGAATGCCTTTAATTGCTATGATGTATCCAAGAGGAAAACATATTAAAAATGAGAGAGATCCTGAATTAGTAGCTCATGCAGCAAGATTGGGGGCTGAGTTGGGAGCGGATATAGTAAAAACAAGCTATACAGGAGATATTGACTCATTTAGAGATGTTGTTAAGGGTTGTCCGGCTCCCGTCGTGGTTGCAGGGGGTCCAAAAACAAACACTGATGAGGAGTTCCTGCAAATGATAAAAGATGCTATCGAGGCAGGAGCTGCTGGTGTTGCAGTGGGTAGAAATATTTTCCAGCATGATGATGTTGTTGGTATAACGAGGGCTGTTTGTAAAATAGTTCATGAAAATGTCGATGTTGAGGAGGCATTAAAAGAGATTAGAAAATAA
- a CDS encoding DUF126 domain-containing protein has product MELKGRGISKGKVEGIAIVSKKPFSFLGGVNKDGDIIDKNSDLYGQSIKDKIFVFPYGKGSTVGSYVIYGLAKRGILKGIINKECETIVATGAILGGIPLVDMVDIEKIKTGDKILIDGDKGIVKILNKSKN; this is encoded by the coding sequence GTGGAATTAAAAGGAAGAGGCATCTCAAAAGGAAAAGTAGAGGGAATTGCAATAGTTTCAAAAAAACCATTCTCATTTTTAGGTGGTGTCAATAAAGATGGGGATATTATAGACAAAAATAGCGATCTATATGGTCAATCAATAAAAGATAAAATATTTGTATTTCCATATGGAAAAGGAAGCACTGTTGGGTCGTATGTGATCTATGGATTAGCAAAGCGAGGAATTTTAAAAGGAATCATAAACAAGGAGTGCGAGACGATAGTTGCTACGGGGGCTATCCTCGGAGGGATCCCTCTTGTAGATATGGTAGACATTGAAAAAATAAAGACCGGAGACAAAATATTAATAGATGGAGATAAAGGAATTGTAAAAATTCTAAATAAAAGTAAAAATTAA